From a region of the Parus major isolate Abel chromosome 6, Parus_major1.1, whole genome shotgun sequence genome:
- the TCTN3 gene encoding tectonic-3 isoform X3, with protein MKQSHPVLLQARSVSQMCVEKSLIFGSNIPYSTNIVSDPGGHDLLFCVQLDDPKLNYFQQPQDIEESNFVEFLEKYSRHSFLAPSQVQPSFSAFYRAGDPILIYFDSSSVLSMLRQPVKMGPSGLCVDGNPAGFLDSKSTSCTRIFAHLSKSCVTDPALDAASYYRDFTVLKVPINDTIMQSMKVNVTAVSPPGAPYMKDNTCINVVSEVIYDIEYSGTSGIQSVSVQFKVSNISGNSRSSLQQRFTMHFWTRTLSHMLPRSGNPGYITGAPLLIANSGVMQHMSILRSESDGSCSQFLRHTVQFGRNMRTGCKISLSPVLEDSNCSYMQQKLYKAFQGMNRTGDFAVTGSAHSTQAEEWMTILIQNCSVQAVNCTSCCMVPVTLEIQILWTRVGLLSNPQAQILGARHFYQCHPLKFLNMSMVPVSTVVTFTDMTDWPEPPRDQPQMHWKLPFDIFFPFKVALNVERSYRGDLAGYLLLILIMSSIFCF; from the exons ATGAAGCAGTCCCATCCAGTCCTCCTACAGGCAAG GTCTGTGAGTCAAATGTGTGTGGAAAAGTCACTCATTTTCGGAAGTAACATCCCTTATTCTACAAACATTGTTTCTGATCCTGGTGGACATGATCTGCTGTTCTGTGTGCAGTTGGATGACC CAAAGCTGAACTATTTTCAACAGCCACAGGATATCGAAGAATCTAATTTTGTGGAGTTCTTAGAGAAGTATAGCAGGCACTCTTTCTTAGCCCCATCACAAGTTCAGCCATCGTTCTCTGCTTTTTACCGT GCTGGTGATCCAATCCTAATCTACTTTGATTCTTCATCCGTATTGAGCATGCTTAGACAGCCAGTGAAAATGGGACCCAGTGGACTTTGTGTTGATGGAAATCCTGCTG GCTTCCTGGACAGTAAAAGCACAAGCTGTACTCGGATTTTTGCCCACTTGAGCAAGAGCTGTGTGACTGACCCTGCCCTAGATGCTGCTTCCTACTACCGTGACTTCACTGTGCTAAAG gtCCCAATTAATGACACCATTATGCAGTCCATGAAG GTAAATGTCACTGCAGTCTCACCACCTGGAGCTCCCTACATGAAGGACAACACATGCATCAATGTTGTTTCTGAG GTGATCTATGATATAGAATATAGTGGCACAAGTGGAATTCAGAGTGTTTCTGTCCAGTTCAAAGTGAGCAACATCTCTGGGAACTCCAgatcctctctgcagcagcGCTTCACCATGCACTTCTGG ACCAGGACTCTTTCTCATATGTTGCCTAGAAGTGGAAACCCTGGCTATATCACGGGAGCACCACTGTTGATTGCCAACAGTGGTGTCATGCAACAC ATGAGCATATTAAGGAGTGAAAGTGATGGAAGCTGTTCGCAGTTCCTCAGACACACAGTACAATTTGGAAGGAATATGAGAACAGGCTGCAAAATCAG ccTATCCCCAGTACTGGAAGACAGTAACTGTAGTTACATGCAGCAAAAGTTATACAAGGCTTTTCAAGGGATGAACAGAACAGGAGACTTTGCTGTAACTGGCAGTGCTCATTCAACCCAGGCGGAAGAGTGGATGACCATTCTGATTCAGAACTGCAGTGTGCAG gctgTGAATTGCACTTCCTGTTGTATGGTTCCTGTGACCCTGGAGATACAGATATTGTGGACTAGAGTGGGCCTCCTGTCCAACCCACAAGCTCAAATACTGGGTGCACGGCATTTCTACCAGTGTCACCCCCTCAAG TTTCTAAACATGAGCATGGTACCTGTGTCAACTGTTGTTACCTTCACTGACATGACAGATTGGCCAGAACCTCCACGAGACCAGCCCCAAATGCACTGGAAACTCCCATTTGACATCTTTTTCCCGTTCAAGGTGGCCCTGAATGTAGAAAGAAGTTACAGAGGTGATCTGGCTGGGTATTTATTGTTGATTCTGATAATGTCtagcattttctgcttttga
- the TCTN3 gene encoding tectonic-3 isoform X1 — MGGSRAVPPLPLLSLPVPLLSLPLLLLLLSLLLLPLLLLPPLPPPALGPAGASWRSGGSRSVSQMCVEKSLIFGSNIPYSTNIVSDPGGHDLLFCVQLDDPKLNYFQQPQDIEESNFVEFLEKYSRHSFLAPSQVQPSFSAFYRAGDPILIYFDSSSVLSMLRQPVKMGPSGLCVDGNPAGFLDSKSTSCTRIFAHLSKSCVTDPALDAASYYRDFTVLKVPINDTIMQSMKVNVTAVSPPGAPYMKDNTCINVVSEVIYDIEYSGTSGIQSVSVQFKVSNISGNSRSSLQQRFTMHFWTRTLSHMLPRSGNPGYITGAPLLIANSGVMQHMSILRSESDGSCSQFLRHTVQFGRNMRTGCKISLSPVLEDSNCSYMQQKLYKAFQGMNRTGDFAVTGSAHSTQAEEWMTILIQNCSVQAVNCTSCCMVPVTLEIQILWTRVGLLSNPQAQILGARHFYQCHPLKFLNMSMVPVSTVVTFTDMTDWPEPPRDQPQMHWKLPFDIFFPFKVALNVERSYRGDLAGYLLLILIMSSIFCF, encoded by the exons ATGGGCGGCTCCCGTGCAGTGCCGCCGCTGCCTCTGCTGTCGctgcctgtgcctctgctgtcgctgcctctgctgctgctgctgctgtctctgctgctgctgccgctgctgctgctgccgccgctgccgccgcccgcCCTCGGCCCCGCAGGCGCGTCCTGGCGCTCCGGCGGCAGCAG GTCTGTGAGTCAAATGTGTGTGGAAAAGTCACTCATTTTCGGAAGTAACATCCCTTATTCTACAAACATTGTTTCTGATCCTGGTGGACATGATCTGCTGTTCTGTGTGCAGTTGGATGACC CAAAGCTGAACTATTTTCAACAGCCACAGGATATCGAAGAATCTAATTTTGTGGAGTTCTTAGAGAAGTATAGCAGGCACTCTTTCTTAGCCCCATCACAAGTTCAGCCATCGTTCTCTGCTTTTTACCGT GCTGGTGATCCAATCCTAATCTACTTTGATTCTTCATCCGTATTGAGCATGCTTAGACAGCCAGTGAAAATGGGACCCAGTGGACTTTGTGTTGATGGAAATCCTGCTG GCTTCCTGGACAGTAAAAGCACAAGCTGTACTCGGATTTTTGCCCACTTGAGCAAGAGCTGTGTGACTGACCCTGCCCTAGATGCTGCTTCCTACTACCGTGACTTCACTGTGCTAAAG gtCCCAATTAATGACACCATTATGCAGTCCATGAAG GTAAATGTCACTGCAGTCTCACCACCTGGAGCTCCCTACATGAAGGACAACACATGCATCAATGTTGTTTCTGAG GTGATCTATGATATAGAATATAGTGGCACAAGTGGAATTCAGAGTGTTTCTGTCCAGTTCAAAGTGAGCAACATCTCTGGGAACTCCAgatcctctctgcagcagcGCTTCACCATGCACTTCTGG ACCAGGACTCTTTCTCATATGTTGCCTAGAAGTGGAAACCCTGGCTATATCACGGGAGCACCACTGTTGATTGCCAACAGTGGTGTCATGCAACAC ATGAGCATATTAAGGAGTGAAAGTGATGGAAGCTGTTCGCAGTTCCTCAGACACACAGTACAATTTGGAAGGAATATGAGAACAGGCTGCAAAATCAG ccTATCCCCAGTACTGGAAGACAGTAACTGTAGTTACATGCAGCAAAAGTTATACAAGGCTTTTCAAGGGATGAACAGAACAGGAGACTTTGCTGTAACTGGCAGTGCTCATTCAACCCAGGCGGAAGAGTGGATGACCATTCTGATTCAGAACTGCAGTGTGCAG gctgTGAATTGCACTTCCTGTTGTATGGTTCCTGTGACCCTGGAGATACAGATATTGTGGACTAGAGTGGGCCTCCTGTCCAACCCACAAGCTCAAATACTGGGTGCACGGCATTTCTACCAGTGTCACCCCCTCAAG TTTCTAAACATGAGCATGGTACCTGTGTCAACTGTTGTTACCTTCACTGACATGACAGATTGGCCAGAACCTCCACGAGACCAGCCCCAAATGCACTGGAAACTCCCATTTGACATCTTTTTCCCGTTCAAGGTGGCCCTGAATGTAGAAAGAAGTTACAGAGGTGATCTGGCTGGGTATTTATTGTTGATTCTGATAATGTCtagcattttctgcttttga
- the TCTN3 gene encoding tectonic-3 isoform X2, which yields MGGSRAVPPLPLLSLPVPLLSLPLLLLLLSLLLLPLLLLPPLPPPALGPAGASWRSGGSRSVSQMCVEKSLIFGSNIPYSTNIVSDPGGHDLLFCVQLDDPKLNYFQQPQDIEESNFVEFLEKYSRHSFLAPSQVQPSFSAFYRAGDPILIYFDSSSVLSMLRQPVKMGPSGLCVDGNPAGFLDSKSTSCTRIFAHLSKSCVTDPALDAASYYRDFTVLKVPINDTIMQSMKVNVTAVSPPGAPYMKDNTCINVVSEVIYDIEYSGTSGIQSVSVQFKVSNISGNSRSSLQQRFTMHFWTRTLSHMLPRSGNPGYITGAPLLIANSGVMQHMSILRSESDGSCSQFLRHTVQFGRNMRTGCKISLSPVLEDSNCSYMQQKLYKAFQGMNRTGDFAVTGSAHSTQAEEWMTILIQNCSVQAVNCTSCCMVPVTLEIQILWTRVGLLSNPQAQILGARHFYQCHPLKFLNMSMVPVSTVVTFTDMTDWPEPPRDQPQMHWKLPFDIFFPFKVALNVERSYRDDGKICPI from the exons ATGGGCGGCTCCCGTGCAGTGCCGCCGCTGCCTCTGCTGTCGctgcctgtgcctctgctgtcgctgcctctgctgctgctgctgctgtctctgctgctgctgccgctgctgctgctgccgccgctgccgccgcccgcCCTCGGCCCCGCAGGCGCGTCCTGGCGCTCCGGCGGCAGCAG GTCTGTGAGTCAAATGTGTGTGGAAAAGTCACTCATTTTCGGAAGTAACATCCCTTATTCTACAAACATTGTTTCTGATCCTGGTGGACATGATCTGCTGTTCTGTGTGCAGTTGGATGACC CAAAGCTGAACTATTTTCAACAGCCACAGGATATCGAAGAATCTAATTTTGTGGAGTTCTTAGAGAAGTATAGCAGGCACTCTTTCTTAGCCCCATCACAAGTTCAGCCATCGTTCTCTGCTTTTTACCGT GCTGGTGATCCAATCCTAATCTACTTTGATTCTTCATCCGTATTGAGCATGCTTAGACAGCCAGTGAAAATGGGACCCAGTGGACTTTGTGTTGATGGAAATCCTGCTG GCTTCCTGGACAGTAAAAGCACAAGCTGTACTCGGATTTTTGCCCACTTGAGCAAGAGCTGTGTGACTGACCCTGCCCTAGATGCTGCTTCCTACTACCGTGACTTCACTGTGCTAAAG gtCCCAATTAATGACACCATTATGCAGTCCATGAAG GTAAATGTCACTGCAGTCTCACCACCTGGAGCTCCCTACATGAAGGACAACACATGCATCAATGTTGTTTCTGAG GTGATCTATGATATAGAATATAGTGGCACAAGTGGAATTCAGAGTGTTTCTGTCCAGTTCAAAGTGAGCAACATCTCTGGGAACTCCAgatcctctctgcagcagcGCTTCACCATGCACTTCTGG ACCAGGACTCTTTCTCATATGTTGCCTAGAAGTGGAAACCCTGGCTATATCACGGGAGCACCACTGTTGATTGCCAACAGTGGTGTCATGCAACAC ATGAGCATATTAAGGAGTGAAAGTGATGGAAGCTGTTCGCAGTTCCTCAGACACACAGTACAATTTGGAAGGAATATGAGAACAGGCTGCAAAATCAG ccTATCCCCAGTACTGGAAGACAGTAACTGTAGTTACATGCAGCAAAAGTTATACAAGGCTTTTCAAGGGATGAACAGAACAGGAGACTTTGCTGTAACTGGCAGTGCTCATTCAACCCAGGCGGAAGAGTGGATGACCATTCTGATTCAGAACTGCAGTGTGCAG gctgTGAATTGCACTTCCTGTTGTATGGTTCCTGTGACCCTGGAGATACAGATATTGTGGACTAGAGTGGGCCTCCTGTCCAACCCACAAGCTCAAATACTGGGTGCACGGCATTTCTACCAGTGTCACCCCCTCAAG TTTCTAAACATGAGCATGGTACCTGTGTCAACTGTTGTTACCTTCACTGACATGACAGATTGGCCAGAACCTCCACGAGACCAGCCCCAAATGCACTGGAAACTCCCATTTGACATCTTTTTCCCGTTCAAGGTGGCCCTGAATGTAGAAAGAAGTTACAGAG aTGATGGAAAGATCTGCCCCATCTGA